From the Candidatus Methylomirabilota bacterium genome, one window contains:
- a CDS encoding VOC family protein — VPPPDPPLTLNAPGHITRTARRGYPEEQPPRPRRLGHVLLFTGNLEGQIDFYTRVLGMKMSDRARSVVAFLRCTTDHHNLAFLASRGPGFHHGSFEVGNVDEIAMGALAMQAAGFQPGWGLGRHVIGSNFFYYIRDPWGSFAEYFHDLDYIPEDCPWQARDFPEQDALYKWGPPVPEDFALNRELEG, encoded by the coding sequence AAGTGCCGCCACCCGACCCCCCGCTGACGCTCAACGCGCCGGGCCACATCACTCGAACCGCCAGGCGCGGCTATCCCGAGGAGCAGCCGCCCCGCCCGCGAAGGCTCGGTCACGTCCTGCTCTTCACCGGCAACCTCGAGGGCCAGATCGACTTCTACACGCGCGTGCTCGGCATGAAGATGAGCGACCGCGCCCGGTCCGTCGTCGCCTTCCTGCGTTGCACGACCGACCACCACAATCTCGCGTTCCTCGCCTCGCGGGGCCCCGGCTTCCACCACGGCTCCTTCGAGGTCGGCAACGTGGACGAGATCGCCATGGGGGCCCTGGCCATGCAGGCGGCCGGGTTCCAGCCCGGGTGGGGACTGGGACGCCACGTCATCGGCTCGAACTTCTTCTATTACATCCGCGATCCCTGGGGCAGCTTCGCCGAGTACTTCCACGACCTCGACTACATCCCCGAGGACTGCCCGTGGCAGGCCCGGGACTTCCCGGAGCAGGACGCGCTCTACAAGTGGGGTCCGCCCGTGCCCGAGGACTTCGCGCTGAACCGGGAGCTGGAGGGCTGA
- a CDS encoding NAD(P)-dependent oxidoreductase, which translates to MGSARARGLRAEPGAGGLSGRPVLVTGLSGRIGGALLEHLGSAWQLRALNRRLVPGVPGHQADIADLEAIRPAFVGIDAVVHLAALADGSAPLDAVLRNNVVGTYNVFEAARQAGVHRIVFASSGATVSGWEREMPYRALVAGQYDAVSTWPMITHETPVRPVGLYGASKMWGEALARHYADAHGISTICLRIGHVVAEDRPLTVRDFSVWCSRRDVARMIGHALAAPESVRFDVFFVLSANRWAYRDITHARDVLDWSPLDRAEDHR; encoded by the coding sequence GTGGGGTCCGCCCGTGCCCGAGGACTTCGCGCTGAACCGGGAGCTGGAGGGCTGAGCGGCCGTCCGGTCCTCGTCACCGGACTGAGCGGGCGCATCGGCGGCGCTCTGCTCGAGCACCTGGGCTCCGCCTGGCAGCTCCGGGCTCTCAACCGGCGGCTGGTCCCCGGCGTCCCCGGGCACCAGGCCGACATCGCGGACCTCGAGGCTATCCGGCCGGCGTTTGTCGGCATCGACGCCGTCGTGCACCTGGCCGCCCTCGCCGACGGCAGCGCGCCGCTGGACGCGGTGCTCCGCAACAACGTCGTCGGCACGTACAACGTCTTCGAGGCTGCGCGACAGGCCGGCGTGCACCGGATCGTCTTCGCCAGCAGCGGAGCGACCGTGAGCGGCTGGGAGCGGGAGATGCCCTACCGCGCCCTGGTGGCTGGACAGTACGACGCCGTGAGCACGTGGCCCATGATCACTCACGAGACACCGGTGCGGCCGGTGGGACTCTACGGGGCGAGCAAGATGTGGGGCGAGGCGCTGGCCCGGCACTACGCCGATGCCCACGGGATCTCCACCATCTGCCTGCGCATCGGCCACGTCGTGGCGGAGGATCGCCCCCTGACCGTGCGAGACTTCTCGGTCTGGTGCAGCCGGCGCGACGTCGCCCGGATGATCGGCCACGCGCTGGCGGCGCCGGAGAGCGTCCGCTTCGACGTCTTCTTCGTCCTCTCCGCCAACCGCTGGGCCTATCGGGACATCACTCACGCTCGCGACGTCCTCGACTGGTCACCGCTCGACCGGGCCGAAGACCACCGCTGA
- a CDS encoding alpha/beta fold hydrolase encodes MTPRPFTIHVGDAVLDDLRSRLERVRWPDEVPGGGWRYGTDLGYLKALVAYWREQYDWRAHEAALNGLRQLTVPLAGIDVHFVHEAGVGPAPLPLLLCHGWPGSIVEFQRLIPMLTDPARFGGDPRDAFTVVAPSLPGYAFSFRPDQPRFGVVEIAEAFATLMTDVLGYGRFAAQGGDWGAFVTSCLGAAYPDRLVGIHLNLLAVRRDTRLAASASAEETAYYAELEHWLREETGYMWIQGTRPQTLAYALTDSPVGLAAWIVEKFRAWSDCGGEVERRFSRDVLLTNVMLYWVTGAVGSSFWPYYARHHGPWPISERQPVTVPTAYAAFPREILRPPRSLAERVYNIRRWTAMPAGGHFAALEEPELLAADIRAFFRDLR; translated from the coding sequence GTGACGCCGCGGCCGTTCACCATCCACGTCGGCGACGCCGTGCTGGACGATCTTCGGTCGCGGCTGGAGCGCGTGCGCTGGCCCGACGAGGTGCCGGGCGGCGGCTGGCGCTACGGCACCGACCTCGGGTACCTGAAAGCCCTGGTCGCCTACTGGCGCGAGCAGTACGACTGGCGCGCGCACGAGGCCGCGCTGAACGGGCTGCGCCAGCTCACCGTGCCTCTGGCCGGGATCGACGTGCACTTCGTCCACGAGGCCGGCGTCGGGCCCGCGCCGCTGCCGCTGCTGCTCTGCCACGGCTGGCCGGGCTCCATCGTGGAGTTCCAGCGGCTCATCCCGATGCTGACCGACCCCGCGCGGTTCGGCGGCGACCCCCGCGACGCCTTTACCGTGGTGGCGCCCTCGCTGCCGGGGTATGCGTTCTCGTTCCGCCCCGACCAGCCTCGCTTCGGCGTGGTGGAGATCGCCGAGGCGTTCGCCACGCTCATGACGGACGTCCTCGGCTACGGCCGCTTCGCCGCCCAGGGCGGGGACTGGGGCGCCTTCGTCACCTCCTGTCTCGGCGCGGCGTACCCGGACCGCCTGGTCGGCATCCATCTGAACCTGCTGGCCGTCCGCCGGGACACGCGGCTCGCCGCCAGCGCCAGCGCGGAGGAGACGGCCTACTACGCCGAGCTCGAGCACTGGCTGCGCGAGGAGACGGGCTACATGTGGATTCAGGGGACCCGGCCCCAGACCCTGGCCTACGCCCTCACCGACTCCCCGGTCGGGCTGGCTGCGTGGATCGTCGAGAAGTTCCGGGCCTGGAGCGACTGCGGGGGCGAGGTCGAGCGAAGGTTCTCCAGGGACGTCCTGCTGACCAACGTCATGCTGTACTGGGTGACCGGAGCGGTCGGCTCCTCCTTCTGGCCCTACTACGCACGCCACCACGGTCCCTGGCCGATCTCCGAGCGGCAGCCGGTCACGGTACCGACGGCCTACGCGGCCTTCCCGCGCGAGATCCTGCGGCCCCCGCGTAGCCTGGCCGAGCGCGTCTACAACATTCGCCGCTGGACGGCGATGCCGGCCGGCGGGCACTTCGCGGCGCTCGAAGAGCCGGAGTTGTTGGCCGCCGACATCCGCGCGTTCTTCCGCGACTTGCGCTGA
- a CDS encoding PCYCGC motif-containing (lipo)protein produces MHRRRFVYGSLAVLSAGGTAAALLASRAAGGAPVTVDEIGDKVQTLPRGQWPEFASTPDQQRLYRYAVEHGDELRYIPCMCGCGRFGHASNRDCYVKADNADGTITFTSHAAT; encoded by the coding sequence ATGCATCGCCGGCGGTTCGTCTACGGCAGCCTGGCCGTCCTGTCCGCCGGGGGAACGGCCGCGGCGTTGCTGGCCAGCCGGGCCGCGGGTGGCGCGCCCGTCACCGTCGACGAGATCGGCGACAAGGTCCAGACGCTTCCCCGAGGGCAGTGGCCCGAGTTCGCCAGCACGCCCGATCAGCAGAGGCTCTATCGCTACGCCGTGGAGCATGGCGACGAGCTGCGGTACATCCCCTGCATGTGCGGCTGCGGCCGCTTCGGCCACGCCAGCAACCGCGATTGCTACGTCAAGGCCGACAACGCCGATGGCACGATCACCTTCACCAGCCACGCGGCCACCTGA
- the ligD gene encoding non-homologous end-joining DNA ligase — MAARVAAQRKSPVWAGIAVSNPDKLMYPAAGFTKADVVAYYVAVAPYMLPHLRGRPVTLKRYPDGVGGKFFYEKDAPAHTPAWVKRFPVPRQRGGPDIQYIVIEDVRTLAWCANLASLEIHPFLHRVPALDVPTAVVFDLDPGPRTDVVTCAEVGFLLKGLLDRLELQAFPKVSGSKGIQVYVPLNTAVTYAESQPFARTVAEWLEREHPRLITADMAKSRRSGRVFIDWSQNAPHKTTVAVYSLRAKRERPFVSMPVTWEELRRAIRAGDGRRLYFEPRAARARLARHGDRYRPVLTLEQALPRQFTSRLAG; from the coding sequence ATGGCGGCTCGCGTCGCGGCACAGCGGAAATCGCCGGTTTGGGCTGGCATCGCGGTCTCGAACCCCGACAAGCTCATGTACCCGGCGGCGGGGTTCACCAAGGCCGACGTGGTCGCCTACTACGTCGCCGTTGCCCCGTACATGCTGCCGCATCTACGCGGGCGGCCCGTCACGCTCAAACGCTATCCGGACGGCGTGGGCGGCAAGTTCTTCTACGAGAAAGACGCCCCCGCCCACACGCCGGCCTGGGTCAAACGGTTCCCCGTCCCCCGACAGCGTGGCGGCCCGGACATCCAGTACATCGTCATCGAAGACGTCCGGACCCTGGCCTGGTGCGCCAACCTGGCGAGCCTGGAGATCCACCCGTTCCTGCATCGCGTCCCGGCGCTCGACGTGCCCACGGCCGTCGTCTTCGACCTCGACCCCGGACCGCGCACGGACGTCGTGACGTGTGCGGAGGTCGGCTTCCTGCTGAAGGGGCTCCTGGATCGCCTGGAGCTCCAGGCCTTTCCCAAAGTGTCCGGCTCCAAGGGCATCCAGGTCTACGTGCCGCTCAACACGGCCGTCACCTATGCCGAGAGCCAGCCGTTCGCGCGGACGGTCGCGGAGTGGCTGGAGCGCGAGCATCCCCGGCTCATCACGGCCGACATGGCCAAGAGCCGGCGGTCGGGACGCGTGTTCATCGACTGGAGCCAGAACGCGCCGCACAAGACCACGGTCGCCGTCTACTCGCTGCGCGCCAAGCGGGAGCGCCCATTCGTGTCGATGCCGGTGACGTGGGAGGAGCTCAGGCGCGCGATCCGAGCCGGCGACGGCCGGCGTCTGTACTTCGAGCCCAGGGCGGCCCGGGCCCGCCTGGCCAGGCACGGCGACCGGTACCGGCCAGTCCTCACGCTCGAGCAGGCGCTGCCCAGGCAGTTCACGTCGCGCCTGGCCGGTTGA
- a CDS encoding DUF1440 domain-containing protein yields the protein MSLRLAVYGALGGLNGAGCMSVLRLAARRAGLIERMAPQVVEDWAISRTGLEPPGGAAGRHVADHILHLVVGVLAGAGYGAVARASRTPSLPTGALFGVVVWATAFGLVAPALGITRPIWRQRLGENIVNATAHALFGIATALTTEELAGQLRRGTSAWHYRMRVG from the coding sequence ATGAGCTTGCGGCTCGCCGTGTACGGGGCGCTGGGTGGATTGAATGGGGCCGGGTGCATGTCGGTCCTGCGCCTCGCCGCCCGCCGGGCCGGGTTGATCGAGCGGATGGCGCCCCAGGTCGTCGAGGACTGGGCCATCAGTCGCACGGGGCTCGAGCCTCCGGGGGGCGCCGCCGGCCGCCACGTCGCGGATCACATCCTGCATCTCGTAGTCGGTGTCCTGGCCGGCGCTGGGTACGGCGCCGTCGCGCGAGCGTCACGGACGCCGTCGCTGCCGACCGGGGCCCTGTTCGGGGTGGTGGTGTGGGCCACGGCCTTTGGCCTCGTGGCCCCGGCCCTGGGCATCACCCGACCCATCTGGCGCCAGCGGCTCGGGGAGAACATCGTCAACGCCACCGCCCACGCCCTGTTCGGCATCGCCACCGCGCTGACGACCGAGGAGCTGGCCGGGCAGCTCCGGCGCGGTACCTCGGCCTGGCACTACAGGATGCGGGTCGGCTAG
- a CDS encoding amylo-alpha-1,6-glucosidase, producing MTWPAEGDSEALIRREWLVTNGLGGYASGSVSGVVTRRYHALLVAALPAPLGRMVMLAHAWERVRLPDRQTLVLSDEDDGPRLLEEFHLDLGLPVWRYRVGEGRLEKRVLMSYGQNTVYVTYRLLAGPSPLRLVLRPSMNFRPHNAPVSTPIAAPYTLTAVDEHLELSAPGDLPRLRLRLYAAGGAFTVEPKLTSHVLYRVEEARGYDFRGDVWSPGYFRLDLVPGGAPATLVASTEGWEICDALTPDAARAAEVARRHSLLQAAPAPAREGLGAGLILAADQFVVTPAGRREDTARARAAGDDVRSVIAGYHWFTDWGRDTMISLEGLLLATGRHREAGWVLRGFARHVRDGLIPNLFPEGDTEGLYHTADATLWFFHALDRYVAATGDHETLDRLLPIMLEIVARHLEGTRFGIGVDPADGLLRQGAAGYQLTWMDAKAESWVVTPRRGKAVEINALWYNALRVVEQWLCRLRHEGAAKPYGDHAERVRTSFNERFWYAEGGWLYDVVDGESGDDAACRPNQVLALGLPHAVLDRARWRSVLEAVQARLLTPVGLRSLAPEHPDYKARYDGDLRARDAAYHQGTVWAWLIGPFLDAWLRVHPDDLPGARKLLAGFEAHLGEACLGTISEIFDAEPPYTPRGCVAQAWSVAEVLRCRVRTAV from the coding sequence ATGACGTGGCCCGCCGAAGGCGACAGCGAGGCGCTGATCCGGCGCGAGTGGCTGGTCACCAACGGCCTGGGCGGTTACGCGTCCGGCTCCGTCTCCGGCGTCGTGACTCGACGCTACCACGCCCTGCTCGTGGCGGCCCTGCCGGCGCCCCTGGGTCGCATGGTGATGCTGGCGCACGCGTGGGAGCGTGTCCGTCTCCCCGATCGACAGACGCTGGTTTTGAGCGACGAGGATGACGGCCCGCGGCTGCTGGAAGAGTTTCACCTGGATCTGGGCCTGCCGGTCTGGCGCTACCGCGTGGGCGAGGGACGGCTGGAGAAGCGCGTCCTCATGTCCTACGGTCAGAACACCGTCTACGTCACGTATCGCCTGCTCGCGGGCCCGAGCCCGCTCCGCCTGGTCCTCCGGCCATCGATGAACTTCAGGCCGCACAATGCGCCGGTCAGCACCCCGATCGCCGCGCCCTACACGCTGACGGCCGTGGACGAGCACCTGGAGCTCTCGGCGCCCGGTGACCTGCCCCGATTACGTCTGCGCCTCTACGCGGCGGGCGGCGCGTTCACCGTGGAGCCGAAGCTCACCTCCCACGTCCTCTATCGCGTGGAGGAGGCCCGCGGCTACGACTTCCGCGGCGACGTGTGGAGCCCCGGGTACTTCCGTCTCGACCTCGTCCCGGGAGGGGCGCCGGCGACTCTGGTCGCCTCCACCGAGGGCTGGGAAATTTGCGACGCGCTGACGCCGGACGCCGCACGCGCGGCTGAAGTGGCCCGCCGTCACTCGCTGCTGCAGGCGGCGCCGGCGCCGGCGCGCGAGGGATTGGGGGCGGGGCTCATCCTGGCCGCCGACCAGTTCGTGGTGACCCCGGCCGGCCGGCGCGAGGACACCGCGCGGGCAAGGGCGGCCGGCGACGACGTGCGCAGCGTGATCGCCGGCTATCACTGGTTCACGGACTGGGGACGCGACACGATGATCTCGCTCGAGGGCCTGCTGCTGGCCACCGGACGACATCGCGAGGCCGGCTGGGTGCTTCGGGGCTTTGCCCGACACGTCCGCGACGGGCTCATCCCCAACCTGTTCCCGGAAGGCGATACCGAGGGGCTCTATCACACCGCCGACGCGACGCTGTGGTTCTTCCACGCCCTGGACCGCTACGTGGCCGCGACCGGGGACCACGAGACCCTGGACCGGCTGTTGCCGATCATGCTGGAGATCGTCGCCCGCCACCTGGAGGGCACGCGCTTCGGCATCGGCGTCGACCCGGCCGACGGCTTGCTGCGCCAGGGCGCGGCCGGCTACCAGCTCACCTGGATGGACGCCAAGGCCGAGAGCTGGGTGGTGACGCCCCGACGCGGCAAGGCGGTGGAGATCAACGCGCTCTGGTACAACGCGCTCCGCGTGGTCGAGCAGTGGCTTTGCCGGCTGCGGCACGAGGGAGCGGCCAAGCCGTACGGCGATCACGCCGAGCGGGTGCGGACGTCGTTCAACGAGCGCTTCTGGTACGCGGAGGGCGGCTGGCTCTATGACGTCGTCGACGGCGAAAGCGGGGACGATGCCGCCTGCCGCCCCAACCAGGTGCTGGCGCTGGGCTTGCCCCACGCCGTGCTGGACCGCGCCCGGTGGCGTTCGGTGCTGGAGGCGGTGCAGGCCCGGCTGCTCACGCCCGTGGGGCTGCGCTCGCTGGCGCCCGAGCATCCGGATTACAAGGCGCGTTACGACGGCGATCTGCGCGCCCGCGACGCCGCCTATCATCAGGGCACGGTGTGGGCGTGGCTGATCGGTCCGTTCCTCGATGCCTGGCTGCGGGTGCACCCGGACGACCTGCCCGGGGCCCGGAAGCTTCTGGCGGGGTTCGAGGCCCACCTGGGGGAGGCGTGTCTGGGCACGATCTCCGAGATCTTCGACGCCGAGCCGCCCTACACGCCGCGCGGGTGCGTGGCCCAGGCCTGGAGCGTGGCCGAGGTACTTCGCTGCCGGGTGCGAACCGCGGTCTAG
- the treZ gene encoding malto-oligosyltrehalose trehalohydrolase produces the protein MQNPASTLPARLPVGADIVGDGVRFRVWAPVARRVEVLIDDTTALELAPEDDGYFALTTDRAADGTLYRYRLDRGPLLSDPASRFQPEGPFGPSRVVDPGRFVWTDADWSGVSLQDTVLYELHVGTFTPPGTWASAMRELPELARLGVTVIEVMPVADFAGRWGWGYDGVNLFAPTRLYGTPDDFRRFVDQAHALGLGVILDVVYNHLGPAGCPLETFSPAYCTDRHDNEWGRAINFDGAGSGPVREYFVANAGYWIDEFHLDGLRLDATQAMDDASPTHILTAIAERVRSAAGGRRSLLVAENEPQHVHLVRPPARGGHGFDALWNDDFHHAARVAATGRHEGYYTDYRGTAQELVSALKWSYLYQGQRYRWQSSRRGTPTFGVPPAHFIHYLQNHDQVANFGYGDRLHRLTSPGRHRALTALLLLGPQTPLLFQGQEFSASAPWTFFADHAGDLASEVRRGRQDFMAQFPAAAGVRHRLPDPGDPGTFEACRLDLTERERHATAYALHRDLLALRRADPVFAASRARGVEGAVLGEEAFVVRFWGGPLGDRLLLVNLGRDLILDPIPEPLLAPPPRGDWKVMWSSEDPRYGGAGTPPVITADGILQLPAHAAVVLAPAARGS, from the coding sequence ATGCAAAATCCAGCCTCGACACTCCCCGCCCGGCTGCCGGTGGGGGCGGACATCGTCGGCGACGGGGTCCGGTTCCGGGTCTGGGCCCCGGTCGCGCGCCGCGTGGAAGTCCTCATCGACGACACGACGGCGCTGGAGCTGGCCCCTGAGGACGACGGGTACTTCGCGTTGACGACGGACCGGGCCGCGGACGGCACGCTCTACCGGTATCGCCTCGACCGCGGTCCGCTGCTCTCGGATCCGGCCTCCCGGTTTCAGCCCGAAGGGCCGTTCGGCCCCTCCCGGGTCGTCGATCCCGGGCGATTCGTGTGGACCGACGCCGACTGGTCGGGAGTCAGCCTCCAGGACACCGTTCTCTACGAGCTGCACGTGGGGACGTTCACTCCGCCGGGAACCTGGGCCTCGGCCATGCGGGAGCTTCCCGAGCTGGCCCGGCTGGGCGTGACGGTGATCGAGGTCATGCCGGTGGCGGACTTCGCCGGCCGGTGGGGCTGGGGCTACGATGGGGTCAACCTCTTCGCACCCACGCGCCTGTACGGAACCCCCGACGACTTCCGGCGCTTCGTCGACCAGGCTCACGCGCTGGGCCTCGGCGTGATCCTGGACGTCGTCTACAACCACCTGGGCCCAGCGGGCTGCCCCCTGGAGACCTTCTCACCCGCTTACTGCACGGATCGCCATGACAACGAGTGGGGGCGCGCGATCAACTTCGACGGAGCGGGATCGGGACCGGTGCGCGAGTATTTCGTGGCCAACGCCGGCTACTGGATCGACGAATTCCACCTGGACGGGCTGCGGCTGGACGCGACCCAGGCCATGGACGATGCCTCGCCGACCCACATCCTGACGGCCATCGCCGAGCGGGTCCGCTCGGCGGCCGGAGGGCGGCGCAGCCTGCTGGTCGCCGAGAACGAGCCCCAGCACGTGCACCTGGTGCGGCCGCCGGCCCGGGGCGGGCACGGCTTCGACGCCCTGTGGAACGACGACTTCCATCACGCCGCGCGGGTGGCCGCGACCGGCCGCCACGAGGGCTACTACACCGATTACCGGGGTACGGCCCAGGAGCTCGTGTCGGCGCTGAAGTGGAGTTACCTCTATCAGGGCCAGCGCTACCGCTGGCAGAGCAGCCGACGGGGCACGCCGACGTTCGGGGTGCCGCCCGCGCACTTCATCCACTATCTGCAAAACCACGACCAGGTGGCCAACTTCGGCTACGGCGATCGACTGCATCGGCTCACCAGCCCGGGCCGCCACCGTGCGCTCACCGCCCTGCTCCTGCTCGGCCCGCAGACGCCGCTCCTCTTCCAGGGCCAGGAGTTCTCCGCCTCGGCGCCGTGGACCTTCTTCGCCGACCACGCCGGCGACCTGGCCTCGGAGGTTCGCCGGGGGCGCCAGGACTTCATGGCCCAGTTCCCCGCCGCGGCCGGCGTGCGTCACCGCCTGCCGGATCCCGGCGACCCGGGGACCTTCGAGGCGTGCCGCCTGGACCTCACCGAGCGCGAGCGCCACGCCACGGCCTACGCGCTCCACCGCGACCTGCTGGCGCTCCGGCGGGCCGATCCGGTGTTCGCTGCGTCTCGCGCCCGGGGCGTCGAAGGCGCCGTCCTCGGCGAGGAGGCGTTCGTCGTGCGGTTCTGGGGCGGGCCGCTCGGTGACCGCCTGCTGCTGGTGAACCTCGGCCGCGATCTCATCCTCGATCCGATTCCGGAGCCGCTGCTGGCGCCTCCGCCGCGCGGCGACTGGAAGGTCATGTGGTCGAGCGAGGACCCGCGGTACGGCGGCGCCGGCACCCCACCCGTGATCACCGCCGACGGCATCCTCCAGCTGCCCGCTCACGCGGCGGTCGTGCTGGCGCCGGCGGCGCGGGGGTCATGA
- a CDS encoding ferritin-like domain-containing protein — protein MRQPPQQGNNRTGITASGGLGEEMVAATREFRPSSPGTAQAIAEVRVSYVQDDGSLGEISPPASFVDKAKSAITAATGGQPVLLLDKLGERLAFEHSGARLYEALLSKHQAYGGFAGGPSAQDLLHILQEEYEHADMLQQAIEDLGGDPTALTPAANLAANMSSGLPQVLSDPRTNLLQSLEAILVAELADNECWTALEELAAQAGHDELAEHCRQAIEHERDHLRNVRRWVAAGQSRDGAAAGAEPPGPSSQGQARRRA, from the coding sequence ATGAGACAGCCACCCCAGCAAGGCAACAATCGAACCGGCATCACGGCCTCCGGCGGCCTCGGCGAGGAGATGGTGGCGGCCACGCGGGAATTTCGCCCGTCGTCGCCCGGCACGGCCCAGGCCATCGCCGAGGTGCGCGTGTCCTACGTGCAGGACGACGGCTCGCTGGGCGAGATTTCGCCGCCGGCCTCCTTCGTGGACAAGGCCAAATCAGCCATCACGGCGGCGACCGGGGGCCAGCCCGTGCTGCTCCTGGACAAGCTCGGCGAGCGGCTGGCCTTCGAGCACAGCGGCGCCCGTCTGTACGAGGCACTACTCTCCAAACATCAGGCCTATGGCGGCTTCGCCGGCGGCCCGAGCGCGCAAGATCTGCTGCACATCCTGCAGGAGGAGTACGAGCACGCGGACATGCTGCAGCAGGCCATCGAGGATCTGGGCGGTGACCCGACCGCCCTGACCCCCGCGGCCAACCTCGCTGCCAACATGTCGAGCGGGCTGCCCCAGGTCCTCTCCGACCCTCGCACCAACCTGCTGCAGAGCCTGGAGGCGATCCTCGTGGCCGAGCTCGCCGACAACGAGTGCTGGACGGCGCTCGAGGAACTGGCCGCGCAGGCGGGCCACGACGAGCTGGCTGAACACTGCCGCCAGGCCATCGAGCACGAGCGGGATCACCTGCGCAACGTACGGCGGTGGGTCGCTGCCGGCCAGAGCCGGGATGGGGCCGCCGCGGGAGCCGAGCCGCCCGGGCCTTCGAGCCAGGGTCAGGCTCGTCGCCGAGCGTAA
- a CDS encoding outer membrane lipoprotein carrier protein LolA, producing the protein MMRGARVLVLTVLALAVVTGPASSLTVDEVVRGLERAYRGMTDLKAEFTQTAFNKSLNSTIPAHGAIYMKKGGKVRWEYAEPTRQEIVSDGKTLWVFTPSLNQVNTGPAPEALAGPAGSFLAGLGRLREHFHVRLLNPAQVTDADGNVALDLTPREPVPTLTRLILTVDPRSWQVRQAVVFDQFENTVTMKFSKVAVNSGLADRLFTFVPPPGVATVPLR; encoded by the coding sequence ATGATGCGTGGCGCCCGCGTGCTCGTGCTGACCGTGCTCGCCCTCGCTGTGGTCACCGGCCCGGCGTCGTCGCTGACCGTGGACGAGGTGGTCCGGGGCCTCGAGCGGGCCTATCGGGGCATGACCGACCTCAAGGCCGAGTTCACCCAGACGGCGTTCAACAAGAGCCTGAACTCGACCATCCCGGCCCACGGCGCGATCTACATGAAGAAGGGTGGCAAGGTCCGCTGGGAGTACGCCGAGCCGACCCGACAGGAGATCGTCTCCGACGGCAAGACCCTGTGGGTCTTCACGCCCTCCCTCAACCAGGTCAACACCGGCCCGGCGCCGGAAGCCCTGGCCGGGCCCGCCGGCTCGTTCCTGGCTGGCCTGGGGCGCCTGCGCGAGCACTTCCACGTGCGCCTGCTGAACCCCGCCCAGGTCACCGACGCGGACGGCAACGTGGCCCTGGACCTCACGCCCCGGGAACCCGTGCCCACGCTGACCCGGCTCATCTTGACGGTCGACCCTCGCTCCTGGCAGGTGCGTCAGGCCGTGGTCTTCGACCAGTTCGAGAACACGGTGACGATGAAGTTCTCCAAGGTCGCGGTCAACAGCGGCCTGGCCGACCGCCTCTTCACGTTCGTCCCCCCGCCCGGCGTGGCCACCGTCCCCCTGCGCTGA
- a CDS encoding YajQ family cyclic di-GMP-binding protein, translating into MADNSFDVVCKIDMQEVTNALDQARREIETRYDLKGSRNEIALDKTDIVVAAADDMKLKAVVDIIQSRLHRRGVPLKALTYGKVEEAAGGLKRQRIGLQQGIPIDKAREIVRLVKETKLKVQAAIQEDQVRVSGKSRDDLQRIIALLKERDLGIALQFANYR; encoded by the coding sequence ATGGCCGACAACTCCTTCGACGTCGTCTGCAAGATCGACATGCAGGAAGTGACCAACGCGCTCGATCAGGCGCGGCGGGAGATCGAGACCCGCTACGACCTCAAGGGGTCCCGCAACGAGATCGCCCTCGACAAGACGGACATCGTCGTCGCCGCCGCCGACGACATGAAGCTCAAGGCGGTGGTGGACATTATCCAGTCACGGCTCCACCGGCGCGGCGTCCCGCTCAAGGCCCTCACCTACGGCAAGGTGGAGGAGGCGGCCGGCGGTCTCAAGCGCCAGCGGATCGGCTTGCAGCAAGGCATCCCCATCGACAAGGCCCGGGAGATCGTCCGGCTCGTCAAGGAGACGAAGCTCAAGGTCCAGGCCGCGATCCAGGAAGACCAGGTCCGCGTCTCCGGCAAGAGCCGCGACGACCTGCAGCGGATCATCGCGCTGCTCAAGGAACGCGACCTGGGGATCGCCCTGCAGTTCGCCAACTACCGATGA